The Prinia subflava isolate CZ2003 ecotype Zambia chromosome 5, Cam_Psub_1.2, whole genome shotgun sequence genome window below encodes:
- the C5H14orf132 gene encoding uncharacterized protein C14orf132 homolog isoform X3, translated as MDLSFMAAQLPVMGGAFMDSPNEDFSTEYSLFNSSANVHAASSMQNPPEETSRSSNDAILLWIAIIATIGNIVVVGVVYAFTF; from the coding sequence CTTCCTGTTATGGGAGGAGCCTTTATGGACTCACCCAACGAGGACTTTAGTACAGAGTACTCCCTGTTTAACTCATCAGCCAACGTCCATGCAGCTTCTTCCATGCAGAATCCACCAGAAGAGACATCCCGTTCTTCAAATGATGCCATATTGTTATGGATTGCAATAATAGCAACAATTGGAAATATTGTGGTTGTGGGAGTGGTGTATGCCTTCACCTTCTAG